The region TCTGTTGAGGTCTTCCTCCTTCCTCGAAAGCTCTTCTCCACTCTCTAAGAGCTTCGGCGGTAGCTCTGGCTAGTTGAGGCAGTTTAGAAGGTCCTAGAAGAAGTATCAGAACTAGGATTCCTAGCCATAGAAGAGGATCTGAAAGACTTACCATGGGACTCCCAATAATAGAATTCGATAGAAAGATAATAAATAGTGGATTATTCTAACTTTTCTAAGCTAAGTTTCAGAACTTTCTATAAGAGAGAATCAATAGATATAAGGTGATATAATGAAACCTGAAGAGAATAGATTCTATTTTTATAACAATTTCGGAGAAATAGATCCTGCTGTGAACCTATATAAGATACGACTTCAACATATGATGTGAGTATGTGAGAGGTGTTTAAAACTGCCTCGGAAGAAAGTTGTAGGGATTGCCGGGAGATTCGGAGCTAGATATGGATCTTCTCTTAGAAAGAGATGGAAAGCTGTTATGGAGAGAAGATATTCAGAATATAGATGCCCATACTGTGGTAAGATCTCTGTACTTGAGAGAATCGCTGTAGGCATATGGAGATGTCCTAAGTGCGGTGCTACATGGGCTGGAGGAGCTTACACCCCCACTACAGAGGTTGGCTCGACAATAACAGTAGTTAAGGCCGAGAAACCTCAATAAGATCTTTAGATCGAGTTTTTGTGAAATGCTTCTTATAACCACAAGTAGGAGAGCGAGTAGGAGAAGCAGATCTCTTGCAAGAGATCTTAGCAGGATAGTTAACTCCCAAAGAATTAACAGAGGAAAATTATCTCTAAAAGGAGTTATGGCAGAGGCTTTAGTAAGAGGATGTAAGAGAATTCTCATAGTGAATACCTTCAGAGGAAATCCTGGGAGTATAGATATATATGCTATAGAATCATTGGAGACAGGATCCTTACAAGAAGAAAGTTTAGAAAGATACACTATAAGGCTTAGAGGAAGGATCATATTAAGAAGTGTGAGACTTAGCAGAGAGATCTCTGGAAGAAGTTGTGGGATAAAAGATGTATTTATTCTAGATAGAAGTAGCTGTACTAGTGAGACATGCGACAAGCTAATCATGCTGCTGAAAGAGATCCTACCTATAAAGGAGGAAGAAAGATCTATAGATGTATACAACTGGATATATTTAAAAGAATCACATGATTCTATTCAAGTATCTTTCAAAAATAATCGTGGAGAGATCTGCGGTCCGATTATTAGCGTTGCTAAAATTATTCTCTATGACCAAGGTTCTTCTCAAGAACTCTATATACAGCGCTGAGTAGGTATACATAGGTGTTTAGAGCTGCTCTGAGAGATGATATATCTCTCGAGTGGATCTCTATAACGATTCTATCC is a window of Sulfolobales archaeon DNA encoding:
- a CDS encoding 50S ribosomal protein L37ae; the encoded protein is MPRKKVVGIAGRFGARYGSSLRKRWKAVMERRYSEYRCPYCGKISVLERIAVGIWRCPKCGATWAGGAYTPTTEVGSTITVVKAEKPQ